In the genome of Candidatus Methylacidiphilales bacterium, one region contains:
- a CDS encoding OsmC family protein, which produces MVKITVEYQGQLRCEAKHEPSGRTLETDAPVDNHGRGESFSPTDLVATALATCMATVMGIYAERHGIDLRGMRLEAGKEMSTDTPRRIARLSVEIWVPLPSTHPDCKPLETAALSCPVHHSLHPDVQKPVRFHYLEN; this is translated from the coding sequence ATGGTTAAAATAACGGTCGAATATCAAGGGCAACTCCGTTGCGAGGCAAAGCATGAACCCTCCGGACGGACCTTGGAAACAGACGCTCCGGTGGACAACCACGGACGCGGCGAGTCCTTTTCGCCCACCGACCTTGTGGCTACGGCCCTGGCCACATGCATGGCGACAGTGATGGGCATTTATGCGGAGCGGCATGGAATCGACTTGAGGGGAATGCGGCTTGAAGCGGGCAAGGAAATGTCCACCGACACGCCGCGGCGGATTGCGCGGTTGAGCGTGGAGATTTGGGTTCCGCTGCCTTCAACCCATCCGGATTGCAAGCCTCTGGAGACAGCCGCCCTCTCATGCCCGGTGCATCACAGCCTGCATCCGGACGTTCAAAAGCCGGTGCGGTTTCATTATCTGGAAAACTAA